The DNA segment TCAATATTTGGGGTGTAGAAAATGGTATGCTCCAATTCTCTGATGTTTCTAAAGGACCGGATTCCTTTGTTTGTTTCAAATGGAAGGTCATCGATAAAGACCTGTAGAAGCTCATTGTCTTCCGCTGCAATTGCTTTGAGGTGAAGGTAATGGGTGCTGATCAGTTTCTGATAAATGTTGTGGTTAATCAGACCGATAGATTTAAGGTACGCCTTAATGGTGGTTCCGATTTCTTTTTTCGCTCCTTTTAGAGCGTCATTGTAAACCAGTGCTTCTCTGGAGGCGATGGCATCCAGTCCGTCTGCATTGAGGATACAACGAATAAAAAATGCCCATTTTGGAAGTAACCGGCAATCATCATCGCTCAGAAACATCCGTTTTAAAAATAGTTTATGGGTTTGTTTTCCACTAAATTGTGTTTTATAAGGAAGGATATAGGCCACTCCCTTAACTCCGCCATCTGAAGTTGAAATCGGGAAGGCATCTAAAAATCCGGTATTAAAGGCTTTTCTGCCAATGGCAAGCAGCTCTTCCTTCGTGGTCGCGGATTCCAGCCAAAGAGCCCCGGCTTCATTTATCCAATGGATAGTTTCTTCGTAATGAAGGTAAATCGGCATGGGCAAAGCCTCTCCGTAATATTCAAGGTTTTTGCGGAACACATCAGCCTTGAACAGGTACTTAAATTCATCTTTAGGATAAAGGATCACCTTTGATCCAATGGGACGTTCCTCTTCTATAGGGCTAATGTGGTAGGTGCCATCAGACTTTCCGGTCCACCTTACGGCAGTCTCGCTCAGCGCTGATCTGGATTCCACAATGATCTCATTGCTCACTACAAAGCAGGAGAGCAGGCCAATACCAAATTTGCCAATATAGTCTTTGGCTTCAAAAGCTTCGCGTTTGGAGCTCTCCCCGATAACGGCCAAAAATTTATGAATCTCATCTTCTTTAAGTCCGATGCCATTGTCTTCAAAGATCAGTTCAGCCCGCTTGCTATCCGGCAGGTGAATTCTGATGCAGCCTTCATGGTGTTCATCCATGGTTCGTAAAGCGGTGATGGCATCGACCCCATTCTGAAGAAGTTCTCTTACGAACGTGTTCGGATTGCTATACAAATGTTCAGATAAAAGGGAGATCATCCCTTTTAGGTTGACCTGAAACAAGTATTGCTGATTTTCATCCATATTATTTCCCTTTTTTTCTACCTGTTAATTTCATTGCTCTTTCATGGCCATTGTCTGCTGCTTTTTCAAACCAATACATGGCAGTATCTTCACTTTCCTCCACGCCATCTCCCATGAGGTAGCAATTGCCAAGGTCAAACTGTGCGGTAGCATGCTCTTCCGCTGCGGCTTTATTGAGCCATTCAATGCCCTGTTCCTTGTTCATGGTTACTCCTTTGCCGTTCAGCAATAAGGACCCTGCGTAGTATTGTGCGGAGGTATTGTCACTCTGTGCTGCTTCATTGAACCAGCGGAAGGCTTCTTCATGGTTTTCTTTTACGCCGATACCATTCAGGTAACAACGTCCGGTATGGTACATCGCAACAACATAATTGTTGTTCGCAGCCATCTCATAATATTTAAATGCTTCCGAATTATTGGCCTCTACGCCAATCCCGTATTCATAACATAAGCCCAGTCCTTCATGAACAATTTCTCCCTCCGATGCTTTCTGATAATAAGCAAAAGCTTTATCAGCCTGATCAATCTGATCGTAATCATACATATAATAATCGCCGATTTCAAGCATGGCATGAGGATAACCTGCCTCAGCAGCTTTTTCAAGCCATTGAAGGGCTTTCTCTGTATCTTTTTCTATTAGACCATGCATGTAATAGTAACCAAGTTTGTAGGCACCATAATAATAGCCCAGGTCTGCAGCCTGCTGCATATAGCCGAAAGCTTTCTCTGCATCAAATTCAACCCCATATTCATGCTCGTAACATAAACCGAGTTCTACCATTGCTTTTGCATTGCCGCCTTCTGCTGCCTGCAGGTAATACTCCAGCGCTTTGTCCGGGTTTTCTGCGATTCCGGTACCAAAGCGATAGCAGCGGCCAACTTCAAATTGACAGTTGGCATAATTCAGCGCTGCGCCTTTCAGGTAATAAGGGAAAGCAGCTTCAGGGTCCGGGTTCTGGTTATGGTAACCATTCTCGAGGTAAGTACCTGCGGTATGAATGGCAAAAGGGTAGTCGAGATCAGCAGCCTGATTAAACAGATCGAATGCTTTTTGAGAGTTCTCTTCAATGGTGCCATCCTCATACATGAAGCCGAGTTCAGTCATGGAATAGGTAGAATTCAGCGCTACTCCCTTTTCAAAATATTCCTGTGCTTTTTTCTGATCCGGTTCTCCAAGAATGCCATAGCGATAGAAACGGGCTGCATTATTTATTGCTGTCGGGAAATTCAGTGTTGCCGCCTCTTCATAATGGGAAAGGGCTGCGGTAAGGTCAGGTGTATCGGTGATGACAATGCCGGTCTCATAGAGATAGCCTAGTCTGTTTAAAACATGAGGCAATTTCTTTTCCGCTGCTTTTTTTAACAGTTCTCCTCCTTCCTGTTCATTCTTTTCTGCAAGTGTGCCTTCGATCAGGATTTCAGCCTTTTCTACCATGGCGTCTAAAGACCCGTTTTTAATGGCTTCATCGAGGTAATACATGCCTTTTTTGGCGTCAAGAACCGATGGCGCATATAGGTAAAGTAATGCCAGGCGATAAGCGGAAAAATAGCTATGGTATAAACTTCCGAGTTCAAACCAATAAATGGCCTGGGTTACGGAATCAGTATCTACATCAGTAGGAAGGGAATGATAGCCTAAGTGGTTGGCTGCTTCTATTGTTCCGCGCTCAAAAGCCCCTTTCCACAATTCAAAAGCTGCTTCTTGTGCAGCTGGTTCTTCAGATTGAGAGAAAATGATCGATCCCAGTCTGAACATTGCGAAATCCGCTTCATCGGTGTCAACAAGCTGTTGATAAAGGGATTTTGCAGCTTCGATCTGCTCTGTATGGTCTAAATAATTTCCTTCAAACAGCAATACATTTTTCTTCAGTAAAGGATCGTTCGTTTCTTTGAGCGCTGCAATTAAAGCCGGAATACCATCCATTTCTCCTTTGTTGATCGCAATGTAACCCCGGTATAGTTTATTCCATACCGCATCTGAACTGTTTAGCAAACGAAGTCCGGTCTCTTCGTCTTTTTCTAAAATCACACCATAATAAAGGAGGTACCCTTTTACAGCTATTGCAAGGTCCACCTTTTTTTCAATCGCCTTATCTAAATACAAGGCGATCTTTTCTGCATCTCTGCGTGTGCCCCTTGCTTCACGATATTGAAAGGCAATTTGTGAATAGGCAACGGGAAAATGAGTTGCCAGTTGTTCCAGGACGCTGATGACAGTATCCAGATGGAAATTATAATCGGCTTCATCCAGATATACACTTGCTTTGAAGTCAAGGCCTCCCATAAAAAGCATTTCATAAAGCGCAAATACCTGTTGGCTATTCGCAGGAAGAAGTCCCGTGGCATGCTCCAGAAAAGCAAATGCCTGATGCCAGGTTTCCGGATTTTTTAGGTCATCTTTTGTGAATTTTTGCAGATCCTGAAGTAGTGGAAGGTCGCTATGCTGTGCATTTTGCTGAAAAGTAGTGTAAGTGGTTTTAAGGCTCATTATCTTATATGGTTATTATGGAAACAATGTTTATACTGGATCGCTTTTGTTGTTAAACAACGTCGGTTAATTTGAATAAATTATTTCACATTGGAAAATAAAAATTCTTTATTCCTTTTTTTACCTGATCACAAAGCTTTGCTAGAGCAACAATTAGTCCATTTGAGAATAACAATAAAGCTTATTCGATAATATCAGAGAAAACAGCCTGTAGTTATACATGCTAAATCTTCAGGAAGGGAACTAAGCCATTCAGATCGAGCAGGGTATGGAATGGAATAAGAAAAGCGGTGATCGGAAAAAAAAACGTGAATATGACGGTTGTAGTTGCTTGGTTATAGGTCATTTGTAATGCAAATGAGACATAATTCCGGTATAGTAGTAATAAAAAAGGGCTCTATTCCTATAAAAAGACCTGTTTTAAAAAAATTTCTTAAAAGTGTGATAAGTGCTTGTGTATTAGTTACACTATGTTTATATTGTATCTCAGATAAGTTACAATTAACCAAATTATTTTCATCCTTAAATCTACGTCTATGTAAAGTAAGCTTAACTAACCGAAACTATTAACTATCCTAACCAAATATCTTATGTTTAAAACGATCCTAAATCTCAGAAGGAGGTCTCTCCTTTT comes from the Pedobacter sp. FW305-3-2-15-E-R2A2 genome and includes:
- a CDS encoding tetratricopeptide repeat protein; its protein translation is MSLKTTYTTFQQNAQHSDLPLLQDLQKFTKDDLKNPETWHQAFAFLEHATGLLPANSQQVFALYEMLFMGGLDFKASVYLDEADYNFHLDTVISVLEQLATHFPVAYSQIAFQYREARGTRRDAEKIALYLDKAIEKKVDLAIAVKGYLLYYGVILEKDEETGLRLLNSSDAVWNKLYRGYIAINKGEMDGIPALIAALKETNDPLLKKNVLLFEGNYLDHTEQIEAAKSLYQQLVDTDEADFAMFRLGSIIFSQSEEPAAQEAAFELWKGAFERGTIEAANHLGYHSLPTDVDTDSVTQAIYWFELGSLYHSYFSAYRLALLYLYAPSVLDAKKGMYYLDEAIKNGSLDAMVEKAEILIEGTLAEKNEQEGGELLKKAAEKKLPHVLNRLGYLYETGIVITDTPDLTAALSHYEEAATLNFPTAINNAARFYRYGILGEPDQKKAQEYFEKGVALNSTYSMTELGFMYEDGTIEENSQKAFDLFNQAADLDYPFAIHTAGTYLENGYHNQNPDPEAAFPYYLKGAALNYANCQFEVGRCYRFGTGIAENPDKALEYYLQAAEGGNAKAMVELGLCYEHEYGVEFDAEKAFGYMQQAADLGYYYGAYKLGYYYMHGLIEKDTEKALQWLEKAAEAGYPHAMLEIGDYYMYDYDQIDQADKAFAYYQKASEGEIVHEGLGLCYEYGIGVEANNSEAFKYYEMAANNNYVVAMYHTGRCYLNGIGVKENHEEAFRWFNEAAQSDNTSAQYYAGSLLLNGKGVTMNKEQGIEWLNKAAAEEHATAQFDLGNCYLMGDGVEESEDTAMYWFEKAADNGHERAMKLTGRKKGK
- a CDS encoding HSP90 family protein translates to MDENQQYLFQVNLKGMISLLSEHLYSNPNTFVRELLQNGVDAITALRTMDEHHEGCIRIHLPDSKRAELIFEDNGIGLKEDEIHKFLAVIGESSKREAFEAKDYIGKFGIGLLSCFVVSNEIIVESRSALSETAVRWTGKSDGTYHISPIEEERPIGSKVILYPKDEFKYLFKADVFRKNLEYYGEALPMPIYLHYEETIHWINEAGALWLESATTKEELLAIGRKAFNTGFLDAFPISTSDGGVKGVAYILPYKTQFSGKQTHKLFLKRMFLSDDDCRLLPKWAFFIRCILNADGLDAIASREALVYNDALKGAKKEIGTTIKAYLKSIGLINHNIYQKLISTHYLHLKAIAAEDNELLQVFIDDLPFETNKGIRSFRNIRELEHTIFYTPNIDDFKQVRRIAGAQGTLIINAAYTFEEELLKKIQRLDSSLKIEQISPGSLLNSFHAIDTSLDPALADFEIRATEVLKKLNCSCSLKIFSPEDTPAIYVAPQDEINAKQPVSPSNPLTATLSAFAPKKKAIQPVLCFNADNKLVKSMIGIKDPYVFPSIVHILYVQSLLLGKYPVSDTEMNLFNEALHSLIIMGMEHFINI